One genomic window of Saccharomyces cerevisiae S288C chromosome XII, complete sequence includes the following:
- the SSL1 gene encoding TFIIH/NER complex subunit SSL1 (Subunit of the core form of RNA polymerase transcription factor TFIIH; has both protein kinase and DNA-dependent ATPase/helicase activities; essential for transcription and nucleotide excision repair; interacts with Tfb4p), whose protein sequence is MAPVVISESEEDEDRVAITRRTKRQVHFDGEGDDRVDQQQQQHSSSHRDRDKHVQRKKKKRLSNRNLQGSNGGYAWEDEIKRSWDLVKVDDEGDMASLVASIVEARKKRTAKKNITPYQRGIIRSLILTLDCSEAMLEKDLRPNRHAMIIQYAIDFVHEFFDQNPISQMGIIIMRNGLAQLVSQVSGNPQDHIDALKSIRKQEPKGNPSLQNALEMARGLLLPVPAHCTREVLIVFGSLSTTDPGDIHQTIDSLVSEKIRVKVLGLSAQVAICKELCKATNYGDESFYKILLDETHLKELFNEAVTPLPVNKINKGFTLVKMGFPTRIFEDTPTFCSCHSKLVYGGYFCPNCHSKVCSLPTVCPCCDLMLILSTHLARSYHHLMPLKTFAEVPTTEKFRSEDCFSCQSRFPILKNHKNGKLLTSSRYRCEDCKQEFCVDCDVFIHEILHNCPGCESKPVIT, encoded by the coding sequence ATGGCTCCTGTAGTTATTTCAGAATCTGAAGAGGATGAGGATAGAGTTGCCATTACTAGAAGAACTAAGAGACAAGTTCATTTTGATGGCGAGGGAGATGATCGTGTAGAccaacagcaacagcagcacAGTTCAAGCCACAGGGATAGGGATAAACATGTGCAGCgtaagaagaagaaaaggctCTCGAATAGAAACCTGCAAGGTTCAAATGGTGGGTACGCTTGGGAGGATGAGATCAAGAGAAGTTGGGATTTGGTGAAAGTGGACGATGAAGGGGATATGGCATCTCTTGTGGCTAGCATAGTCGAGGCCAGAAAGAAACGTACTGCTAAGAAAAACATAACGCCATACCAAAGAGGTATTATCAGAAGTTTAATATTAACACTAGATTGTAGTGAAGCTATGTTGGAAAAGGATTTGAGACCAAACAGGCATGCCATGATTATCCAGTACGCCATAGATTTTGTCCATGAATTTTTCGACCAAAATCCGATATCTCAAATGGGTATTATCATAATGAGAAACGGTTTGGCACAACTGGTCAGCCAAGTTAGCGGAAACCCGCAGGATCACATTGATGCGTTGAAATCCATCAGGAAACAAGAACCGAAAGGAAACCCTTCATTGCAAAATGCATTGGAAATGGCAAGAGGCCTTTTATTGCCTGTTCCTGCGCATTGTACAAGGGAAGTACTGATTGTATTTGGTAGTCTTTCCACAACTGATCCTGGAGATATTCACCAAACTATCGATTCGTTAGTTTCTGAGAAAATTAGAGTGAAGGTTTTGGGGTTATCAGCTCAAGTGGCCATATGTAAAGAATTATGCAAGGCAACGAATTATGGTGATGAATCCTTCTATAAAATTTTACTCGATGAAACTCACTTAAAGGAGCTATTTAACGAGGCTGTTACCCCTTTACCCGTTAACAAAATTAATAAGGGTTTCACACTCGTAAAGATGGGGTTTCCGACAAGGATATTCGAAGATACTCCAACTTTTTGTTCGTGCCATTCCAAGTTAGTTTACGGCGGATACTTCTGTCCCAATTGTCATAGTAAAGTTTGTTCATTGCCCACAGTCTGTCCATGTTGTGACTTGATGCTAATCCTTTCTACCCACCTGGCCAGATCATATCACCATCTGATGCCGTTAAAAACATTTGCAGAAGTACCtacaacagaaaaatttcgATCAGAAGACTGCTTTAGTTGCCAGTCAAGATTTCCCATACTGAAAAACCATAAAAATGGTAAACTACTGACAAGTTCTCGCTATCGTTGTGAAGATTGTAAACAAGAATTTTGTGTTGACTGCGATGTGTTCATCCATGAAATCCTTCATAACTGCCCAGGCTGTGAATCCAAGCCCGTAATAACTTAA
- the SSK1 gene encoding mitogen-activated protein kinase kinase kinase SSK1 (Cytoplasmic phosphorelay intermediate osmosensor and regulator; part of a two-component signal transducer that mediates osmosensing via a phosphorelay mechanism; required for mitophagy; dephosphorylated form is degraded by the ubiquitin-proteasome system; potential Cdc28p substrate), whose product MLNSALLWKVWLRIDNSTDEVNQPIAVQFDEIDTVDDLKSRFFQKLSSTRWREINDNASIAIGLYAPKFDNQADNTSSNNTNDNSCRSKSNGAGSGANLSVNSNTKSSVSPTAGSFGLSKDLAKDRNVLQHPKPTQKRGALYDAFAAVPTVAATTNVDFPPNEAPMLSPQRPYSTSPKQFPATTKSPLLRFASVSPYPKFHSDNQIMASAGLTYVSPHNKNKYTRPLIRKGLNFTTESVNDCTYKIIFEPDELAINIYKELFGTMGSQPASQPLLIFSNVNLRQDVPPLDILNVVDYVPTNEEISQQKTQPTDHGAVGVFHLDDHISPGEQGLKQTIGDKADLKGKDGNSSPQEFKLITDEEQLRRASQELKDEEKDAESPWQAILLLPKGYKGGVDFRNKPVAHTDSSFNNEDTITHSELEVNTGSPSQESGSLNEAGIGITQPMSEVQRRKEDVTPASPILTSSQTPHYSNSLYNAPFAVSSPPDPLPNLFTTTSEKVFPKINVLIVEDNVINQAILGSFLRKHKISYKLAKNGQEAVNIWKEGGLHLIFMDLQLPVLSGIEAAKQIRDFEKQNGIGIQKSLNNSHSNLEKGTSKRFSQAPVIIVALTASNSQMDKRKALLSGCNDYLTKPVNLHWLSKKITEWGCMQALIDFDSWKQGESRMTDSVLVKSPQKPIAPSNPHSFKQATSMTPTHSPVRKNSNLSPTQIEL is encoded by the coding sequence ATGCTCAATTCTGCGTTACTGTGGAAGGTTTGGCTACGAATAGACAACTCCACTGATGAAGTAAACCAACCAATTGCTGTACAGTTCGATGAAATAGATACTGTTGATGATTTGAAGAGCAGGTTTTTTCAGAAACTGAGTTCGACTCGATGGCGAGAAATTAACGATAATGCTTCCATTGCAATAGGCCTCTACGCACCTAAATTTGACAATCAAGCCGACAATACCAGTAGTAACAACACTAACGATAATAGTTGTCGAAGTAAGAGTAACGGTGCTGGAAGTGGCGCCAACCTTTCCGTTAATAGCAATACCAAGAGTTCAGTGAGCCCCACAGCAGGATCATTTGGTCTTTCAAAAGACCTTGCAAAGGACAGGAATGTTCTCCAGCATCCTAAACCTACGCAGAAAAGAGGAGCATTATACGACGCCTTTGCCGCCGTGCCGACAGTGGCCGCGACTACCAATGTGGATTTTCCTCCCAACGAGGCGCCAATGCTAAGCCCGCAAAGACCATACTCTACTAGTCCTAAACAGTTTCCAGCAACAACTAAAAGTCCGTTACTGCGATTTGCCTCAGTCTCACCCTACCCTAAATTTCATTCTGATAATCAAATTATGGCATCAGCTGGTCTTACATACGTCTCACCgcataataaaaataaatacacAAGGCCGTTGATTAGAAAAGGTTTAAATTTTACCACAGAATCAGTTAATGATTGCACTTATAAAATCATCTTTGAACCGGATGAATTGGCTATTAACATATATAAGGAACTATTCGGAACCATGGGTTCCCAACCTGCATCGCAGCCTTTGCTGATATTTTCGAATGTTAATTTACGCCAGGATGTACCGCCTTTAGATATCTTAAATGTTGTAGACTATGTTCCTAcgaatgaagaaatttcgCAGCAGAAAACTCAACCAACAGACCATGGGGCCGTTGGTGTTTTTCATCTAGACGACCATATTTCTCCGGGCGAACAAGGTCTTAAGCAAACAATTGGTGATAAAGCAGATCTTAAAGGTAAAGATGGCAATAGCAGCCCTCAGGAATTTAAATTAATAACTGATGAAGAGCAATTGAGAAGAGCGTCACAAGAACTGAAGGATGAGGAAAAGGATGCCGAGTCTCCTTGGCAAGCAATCTTGCTGTTACCAAAAGGTTATAAAGGAGGGGTAGATTTTCGAAATAAACCAGTGGCCCACACGGATTCATCTTTCAATAATGAAGACACAATTACTCATTCAGAGTTAGAAGTGAACACCGGATCCCCTTCGCAAGAAAGCGGATCACTTAATGAAGCTGGTATAGGCATAACGCAACCCATGTCGGAAGtacaaagaagaaaagaagacGTTACGCCCGCATCACCAATATTAACAAGTAGTCAAACGCCGCATTACTCAAACTCGCTTTATAACGCACCTTTTGCTGTTTCCTCTCCACCAGATCCTTTACCAAACCTTTTTACCACCACAAGTGAAAAAGTTTTCCCCAAAATTAATGTTTTAATAGTTGAAGACAACGTCATCAACCAAGCTATCTTAGGTTCCTTTCTGAGGAAACACAAAATCTCATATAAACTGGCTAAAAATGGTCAAGAAGCTGTTAATATTTGGAAGGAAGGCGGTCTTCATTTAATATTTATGGATTTACAGCTGCCTGTCTTGTCTGGTATAGAAGCTGCCAAGCAGATTAGGGACTTCGAAAAACAAAATGGCATTGGCATTCAAAAAAGTCTCAATAACTCACACTCCaatcttgaaaaaggtACTTCAAAGAGATTCTCTCAGGCGCCCGTGATTATTGTAGCATTGACCGCATCTAACTCTCAGATggataaaagaaaagcacTTCTTTCTGGTTGTAACGACTACCTGACTAAACCAGTGAATTTACACTGGCTTAGTAAGAAAATTACAGAGTGGGGATGTATGCAAGCCttgattgattttgacAGCTGGAAGCAGGGAGAAAGCCGGATGACCGACAGTGTTTTGGTTAAATCTCCACAGAAACCTATTGCACCTTCCAACCCTCACTCATTCAAACAAGCGACATCTATGACCCCTACACACAGCccagtaagaaaaaattcaaaccTCTCGCCCACTCAAATAGAATTGTGA
- the NSE1 gene encoding Smc5-Smc6 complex subunit NSE1 (Component of the SMC5-SMC6 complex; this complex plays a key role in the removal of X-shaped DNA structures that arise between sister chromatids during DNA replication and repair) — translation MEVHEEQVSAPVTGDATAKYLLQYILSARGICHENALILALMRLETDASTLNTEWSIQQWVDKLNDYINAINVKLNLLGYKIIRINHGIGRNAVTLKAKQNFESFEDNTAIRAHNNDYAVLQSIVLPESNRFFVYVNLASTEETKLATRFNQNEIEFMKWAIEQFMISGETIVEGPALETSIIVKEVNRILVAATGDSNLAKWRKFSTFTVGSTNLFQFQELTATDIEDLLLRLCELKWFYRTQEGKFGIDLRCIAELEEYLTSMYNLNTCQNCHKLAIQGVRCGNESCREENEETGENSLSQIWHVDCFKHYITHVSKNCDRCGSSLITEGVYVI, via the coding sequence ATGGAGGTACATGAAGAGCAGGTCTCTGCACCTGTAACAGGGGATGCTACAGCAAAATATCTGCTGCAATATATCTTGTCAGCAAGAGGCATTTGCCATGAAAATGCTCTCATTCTAGCCCTAATGAGATTGGAAACCGATGCTTCAACGCTTAACACTGAATGGTCGATCCAGCAGTGGGTCGACAAGCTAAATGATTATATAAACGCTATAAACGTAAAACTGAACCTTTTGGGTTACAAGATCATTCGGATCAACCACGGGATTGGTAGAAACGCAGTGACTTTAAAGGCCAAGCAGAATTTTGAGTCCTTCGAAGATAATACAGCAATAAGGGCTCACAATAATGATTATGCAGTTTTGCAATCGATAGTACTTCCGGAGAGTAACAGGTTTTTCGTATATGTTAACTTAGCATCAACAGAAGAGACTAAGTTAGCCACAAGGTTTAACCAAAACGAGATCGAGTTTATGAAATGGGCCATAGAACAATTCATGATCAGTGGAGAGACTATCGTTGAAGGGCCTGCACTGGAAACCTCGATAATTGTGAAGGAAGTCAACCGTATTCTAGTAGCAGCTACAGGAGACTCAAACCTCGCGAAATGGCGTAAGTTCAGTACGTTTACTGTAGGGTCCACCaatcttttccaatttcaaGAATTAACAGCAACGGACATCGAAGACTTACTACTCCGATTATGCGAACTGAAATGGTTTTACAGGACTCAGGAAGGGAAATTCGGTATTGATCTTCGCTGTATAGCAGAACTAGAAGAGTATCTAACATCCATGTACAATTTGAACACTTGCCAAAATTGCCACAAGCTGGCAATTCAAGGTGTCAGGTGCGGCAACGAATCATGCCGAGAAGAGAATGAGGAAACTGGAGAGAATAGTCTGTCTCAAATTTGGCATGTTGATTGTTTCAAGCATTATATTACCCATGTAAGCAAGAATTGTGATCGTTGCGGTTCATCGCTAATCACAGAGGGCGTATACGTTATTTAA
- the PAM18 gene encoding Pam18p (Subunit of the import motor (PAM complex); the PAM complex is a component of the Translocase of the Inner Mitochondrial membrane (TIM23 complex); essential J-protein cochaperone that stimulates Ssc1p ATPase activity to drive import; inhibited by Pam16p): protein MSSQSNTGNSIEAPQLPIPGQTNGSANVTVDGAGVNVGIQNGSQGQKTGMDLYFDQALNYMGEHPVITGFGAFLTLYFTAGAYKSISKGLNGGKSTTAFLKGGFDPKMNSKEALQILNLTENTLTKKKLKEVHRKIMLANHPDKGGSPFLATKINEAKDFLEKRGISK, encoded by the coding sequence ATGAGTTCTCAAAGTAATACTGGTAATTCTATTGAGGCACCACAACTACCCATTCCTGGTCAAACTAATGGCTCTGCGAACGTTACTGTTGATGGAGCTGGTGTTAATGTCGGTATCCAGAATGGTTCGCAGGGTCAAAAGACCGGAATGGACCTTTATTTTGATCAAGCTTTGAACTACATGGGAGAACATCCTGTGATAACAGGTTTTGGGGCCTTTTTAACTTTATATTTTACAGCCGGTGCATATAAATCAATATCGAAGGGACTTAACGGTGGAAAATCCACTACTGCCTTCTTGAAAGGCGGATTTGACCCGAAAATGAATTCTAAAGAGGCTCTAcagattttgaatttgacaGAAAATACATTgactaaaaaaaagttgaaagaGGTTCATAGGAAAATTATGTTAGCTAATCATCCTGACAAAGGTGGTTCTCCATTTTTGGCCACTAAGATAAACGAAGCTAAGgactttttggaaaaaagggGTATTAGCAAATAA
- the RLP24 gene encoding ATPase-activating ribosome biosynthesis protein (Essential protein required for ribosomal large subunit biogenesis; associated with pre-60S ribosomal subunits; stimulates the ATPase activity of Afg2p, which is required for release of Rlp24p from the pre-60S particle; has similarity to Rpl24Ap and Rpl24Bp) → MRIYQCHFCSSPCYPGHGIMFVRNDAKEFRFCRSKCHKAFKQRRNPRKLKWTKAFRKAAGKELAVDSTLTFAQRRNVPVRYNRELVATTLKAMARIEEIRQKRERAFYKNRMRGNKEKDFLRDKKLVESNPELLRIREVEIARKLAKEQERAESVSEQEESEEEEEDMEIDSDEEEEEQLEKQKILLKNRRRNTKKIAF, encoded by the coding sequence atgagaattTATCAATGCCATTTTTGCTCATCCCCATGTTATCCAGGTCATGGGATCATGTTTGTGCGTAACGATGCTAAAGAGTTTAGGTTCTGCCGTTCTAAGTGTCACAAGGCATTCAAGCAACGTCGTAACCCAAGAAAACTAAAATGGACCAAAGCTTTCAGAAAGGCTGCCGGAAAAGAATTGGCTGTGGATTCTACCTTGACTTTTGcccaaagaagaaatgtCCCTGTTAGATACAATAGAGAGTTAGTTGCCACAACTTTGAAGGCTATGGCTAGAATCGAAGAAATTAGACAAAAACGTGAAAGAGCCTTCTACAAGAATAGAATGAGAGGtaacaaagaaaaggacTTCTTAAGAGATAAGAAATTGGTCGAATCTAACCCAGAATTATTGAGAATcagagaagttgaaatTGCCAGAAAGTTGGctaaagaacaagaaagagCTGAATCAGTATCCGAACAAGAGGaatctgaagaagaagaggaggatATGGAAATCGACAGTGAcgaggaagaggaagaacaattggaaaagcaaaagattCTGCTAAAgaacagaagaagaaatacaaagaaaattgctTTTTAG
- the TEN1 gene encoding Ten1p (Protein that regulates telomeric length; protects telomeric ends in a complex with Cdc13p and Stn1p; similar to human Ten1 which is critical for the telomeric function of the CST (Cdc13p-Stn1p-Ten1p) complex) — protein MSQLVLDLKCLKDKIATNYDIHNNVYGGNGMEPNIIHPSKRFRIVVRLVDFLFCKSDEEFIKGFFCQMIVRNLHCLNSTNGAEEMRLYMSERLFSAHKDDLRLINGQVLDVRIGVWYGIHQSPPIFEIIDFKILSRNDVRDFCEFVKSPLGEKFLNISNS, from the coding sequence ATGAGCCAGTTAGTTCTAGACTTAAAATGTTTGAAGGATAAAATAGCAACGAATTACGATATTCATAACAATGTTTACGGTGGAAACGGAATGGAACCAAACATTATTCATCCGTCCAAAAGATTCAGGATTGTTGTTCGATTAGTAGATTTCTTGTTCTGTAAATCGGATGAAGAATTCATTAAAGGTTTTTTCTGTCAAATGATAGTTAGAAATCTTCATTGCCTCAATTCAACAAATGGCGCAGAGGAGATGCGTTTGTATATGAGCGAAAGATTATTTTCAGCCCATAAAGATGATTTGAGATTGATAAATGGGCAGGTACTGGATGTTCGCATTGGGGTATGGTATGGAATACACCAAAGTCCgccaatttttgaaatcattGATTTTAAGATACTATCCAGGAATGACGTTCGTGATTTCTGTGAATTTGTCAAATCACCACTTGGTGAGAAGTTTCTGAACATCTCTAACTCCTAA
- the LOT6 gene encoding flavin-dependent quinone reductase (FMN-dependent NAD(P)H:quinone reductase; role in apoptosis-like cell death; may be involved in quinone detoxification; expression elevated at low temperature; sequesters the Cin5p transcription factor in the cytoplasm in complex with the proteasome under reducing conditions), whose protein sequence is MKVGIIMGSVRAKRVCPEIAAYVKRTIENSEELIDQKLKIQVVDLQQIALPLYEDDDELIPAQIKSVDEYADSKTRSWSRIVNALDIIVFVTPQYNWGYPAALKNAIDRLYHEWHGKPALVVSYGGHGGSKCNDQLQEVLHGLKMNVIGGVAVKIPVGTIPLPEDIVPQLSVHNEEILQLLASCIETTRNK, encoded by the coding sequence ATGAAAGTGGGTATTATAATGGGTTCTGTGAGGGCAAAGAGGGTATGCCCAGAAATTGCAGCATACGTAAAACGTACAATTGAAAATAGCGAAGAATTAATAGACCAGAAGCTGAAAATACAAGTAGTAGATTTACAACAGATTGCTCTTCCCTTatatgaagatgatgacgaacTGATCCCTGCGCAAATAAAGAGCGTGGATGAGTATGCAGACAGCAAAACTCGATCGTGGAGTCGCATCGTAAATGCATTAGATATTATTGTATTCGTTACACCTCAATATAATTGGGGGTATCCAGCAGCCTTAAAAAATGCAATTGATCGTCTTTACCATGAATGGCACGGAAAACCTGCCCTGGTGGTAAGCTACGGCGGTCATGGCGGTAGTAAGTGTAATGACCAACTTCAAGAGGTACTACATggtttgaagatgaatgTTATAGGTGGAGTGGCGGTGAAAATACCGGTAGGTACGATACCGTTACCCGAGGACATTGTACCACAACTCAGCGTGCACAATGAAGAGATCCTGCAATTACTCGCATCGTGCATCGAAACAACGAGGAATAAATAA
- a CDS encoding uncharacterized protein (hypothetical protein; YLR012C is not an essential gene), producing the protein MKTVYYKEITYQQYLQLQPEQQEKYLALCQKDFEQETERIAFDRQGGVPGIARKFAQEEVAWFDRVTTWSYMNAYIPSYRRRRNLLKIDMLKMSNAEEY; encoded by the coding sequence ATGAAGACTGTCTATTACAAAGAAATCACCTACCAGCAGTATCTTCAACTGCAACCTGAACAACAGGAAAAATACCTGGCTTTATGtcaaaaagattttgaacAAGAGACTGAAAGAATTGCATTTGATCGTCAAGGAGGTGTGCCTGGTATTGCTAGGAAATTTGcacaagaagaagttgcTTGGTTCGATCGCGTTACAACATGGTCATATATGAATGCTTATATTCCGAGctacagaagaagaagaaacctTTTAAAGATTGATATGTTAAAGATGTCTAATGCTGAAGAATACTGA
- the GAT3 gene encoding Gat3p (Protein containing GATA family zinc finger motifs; involved in spore wall assembly; sequence similarity to GAT4, and the double mutant gat3 gat4 exhibits reduced dityrosine fluorescence relative to the single mutants) yields the protein MNIKTLCHPEYKRISVESLLNPVEETIDCEKPHSQTKINTAKPISASLYVTTNNTAVVQHNVQKRKGVTRRCPQCAVIKTSPQWREGPDGEVTLCNACGLFYRKIFLVFGKDLAKRYFNEIKGVSVKRKVPKSLYGVTRTR from the coding sequence ATGAACATTAAGACTTTGTGTCATCcagaatataaaagaatCTCCGTTGAATCGTTATTGAATCCGGTAGAGGAGACAATAGACTGCGAAAAACCTCACTCtcaaacaaaaatcaatacTGCTAAACCCATTAGTGCATCTTTGTATGTCACAACGAATAATACTGCTGTTGTTCAGCACAATGTCCAAAAGAGGAAAGGCGTCACCAGGAGATGTCCACAGTGTGCGGTGATAAAAACTTCTCCGCAATGGAGAGAGGGTCCTGATGGAGAGGTGACATTGTGTAATGCCTGTGGATTAttttatagaaaaatatttttggtttttggCAAGGATCTGGCAAAACGGTACTTTAACGAAATAAAAGGTGTGAGCGTCAAACGAAAAGTTCCAAAGAGCCTCTATGGAGTTACAAGAACGCGTTAA